The following proteins are encoded in a genomic region of Alistipes shahii WAL 8301:
- a CDS encoding iron-containing alcohol dehydrogenase: protein MNNFIYHNPTKLVFGKGQIARLPKLIPAGKRIMLTFGGGSVKRNGVYDQVVAALEGRDLVEFWGIEANPSVETLREAIALGKERKVDFLLAVGGGSVIDGTKLIAAGLLYDGDAWDIVLKGQAGKTVPLATVLTMSATGSEMNSGAVISRYETKEKYAFYGDYPVFSILDPETLYSLPKRQVACGLADTFVHVLEQYMTTPHQSRLMDRWAEGILHTVVEIAPKALADERDYDTMSEYMLSATLALNDMIRMGVTQDWATHMIGHELTALHGLTHGATLAIVINGTLRVLRGQKRGKLLQYGERIWGIAGGSEEERIDRTIAANEAFFRSLGLSTRLSEEGIGEETIAEIERRFTAAGDRFGEAQNVDGAMARRILEACL, encoded by the coding sequence ATGAACAACTTCATCTATCACAATCCGACCAAACTGGTTTTCGGCAAGGGCCAGATCGCCCGTCTGCCGAAGCTCATTCCCGCCGGAAAACGCATCATGCTGACCTTCGGCGGCGGAAGCGTCAAGCGTAACGGCGTCTACGATCAGGTCGTCGCCGCACTCGAAGGCCGCGACCTGGTCGAGTTCTGGGGCATCGAGGCGAATCCGTCGGTCGAGACCCTGCGCGAAGCCATTGCGCTGGGCAAAGAGCGGAAGGTGGACTTCCTGCTGGCTGTCGGCGGCGGGTCGGTCATCGACGGTACGAAACTCATCGCTGCGGGCCTTCTCTACGACGGCGATGCATGGGACATCGTGCTCAAGGGGCAGGCCGGCAAGACCGTGCCGCTGGCTACGGTCCTCACCATGTCGGCCACGGGTTCCGAGATGAACTCCGGGGCGGTCATTTCGCGCTACGAGACCAAGGAAAAATATGCTTTCTACGGCGATTATCCGGTCTTCTCGATCCTCGATCCCGAGACGCTCTATTCGCTGCCGAAGCGTCAGGTAGCCTGCGGACTTGCGGATACTTTCGTGCATGTGCTGGAGCAGTATATGACTACGCCCCATCAGTCGCGGCTGATGGACCGCTGGGCCGAAGGCATCCTGCATACGGTGGTCGAAATCGCTCCCAAAGCGCTGGCGGACGAGCGCGATTACGACACGATGTCGGAATACATGCTTTCGGCGACGCTGGCCCTGAACGACATGATCCGTATGGGCGTGACGCAGGACTGGGCGACGCACATGATCGGCCACGAGCTGACGGCGCTGCACGGCTTGACGCACGGTGCGACGCTGGCCATTGTCATCAACGGTACGCTGCGCGTGCTGCGCGGGCAGAAACGCGGCAAACTGCTGCAATACGGCGAGCGTATCTGGGGCATTGCCGGCGGTTCGGAGGAGGAGCGCATCGACCGCACGATTGCGGCCAACGAGGCGTTCTTCCGTTCGCTGGGCCTCTCGACACGCCTTTCGGAGGAGGGTATCGGCGAAGAGACCATCGCCGAGATCGAACGCCGCTTCACGGCTGCGGGCGATCGGTTCGGCGAGGCGCAGAACGTCGACGGCGCCATGGCCCGCCGGATTCTGGAGGCCTGCCTGTGA
- the scpA gene encoding methylmalonyl-CoA mutase — protein MRAKFSELTYEAGGQKSCCASKGCGQVEPWLTAERIPVKGAYTAEDLEGMEHLNYAAGIAPFLRGPYSTMYVMRPWTIRQYAGFSTAEESNAFYRRNLAAGQKGLSVAFDLATHRGYDADHPRVVGDVGKAGVSICSVEDMKVLFNGIPLDRMSVSMTMNGAVLPILAFYIVTGLEQGCTLDQLAGTIQNDILKEFMVRNTYIYPPEFSMRIIADIFEYTSKNMPKFNSISISGYHMQEAGATNDIELAYTLADGLEYLRAGVNAGMSIDAFAPRLSFFWAIGMNHFMEIAKMRAARMLWAKIVKQFNPKNPKSLALRTHSQTSGWSLTEQDPFNNVARTAIEAMGAALGHTQSLHTNALDEAIALPTDFSARIARNTQIYIQEETNICREVDPWAGSYYIETLTNEIAHKAWERIEEVEKLGGMAKAIETGIPKMRIEEASARKQARIDSGEEKIIGINEYRLEKEAPIDILAVDNTAVRESQIKRLKELRANRDEAAVKKALAAITECVKSKQGNLLELAVEAAKVRASLGEISDACEVVVGRYKAVIRSISGVYSSEVKNDKSFERAKELCAEFAKKEGRQPRVMIAKLGQDGHDRGAKVVATGYADIGFDVDMGPLFQTPEEAAKQAVENDVHVVGVSSLAAGHLTLVPQIIAELKKLGREDIIVIVGGVIPAQDYDELYRDGAAAIFGPGTPIATAAIKILEILLAE, from the coding sequence ATGAGAGCTAAATTTTCAGAACTGACATACGAAGCAGGCGGGCAGAAGAGCTGCTGCGCCTCGAAAGGCTGCGGACAGGTGGAGCCGTGGCTGACGGCCGAGCGCATCCCCGTCAAGGGCGCCTATACGGCCGAAGACCTCGAAGGCATGGAGCACCTGAACTACGCGGCAGGCATCGCCCCGTTCCTGCGCGGCCCCTACTCGACGATGTACGTGATGCGTCCGTGGACCATCCGCCAGTACGCCGGATTCTCGACCGCCGAGGAGTCCAACGCATTCTACCGCCGCAATCTCGCCGCCGGACAGAAAGGTCTGTCGGTGGCCTTCGACCTGGCAACGCACCGCGGTTACGACGCCGACCACCCGCGCGTGGTGGGCGACGTGGGCAAGGCCGGCGTGTCGATCTGCTCGGTGGAGGACATGAAGGTGCTCTTCAACGGCATTCCGCTCGACCGGATGTCGGTGTCGATGACCATGAACGGCGCCGTGCTGCCGATCCTGGCCTTCTACATCGTGACGGGCCTGGAGCAGGGCTGCACGCTCGACCAGCTGGCCGGTACGATCCAGAACGACATCCTCAAGGAGTTCATGGTGCGCAACACCTATATATATCCGCCCGAGTTCTCGATGCGGATCATCGCCGACATCTTCGAGTACACCTCGAAGAACATGCCCAAGTTCAACTCGATCTCGATTTCGGGTTACCACATGCAGGAGGCGGGCGCCACGAACGACATCGAGCTGGCCTACACGCTGGCCGACGGTCTGGAGTACCTGCGCGCCGGCGTCAACGCAGGCATGTCGATCGACGCCTTCGCACCGCGTCTGTCGTTCTTCTGGGCCATCGGCATGAACCACTTCATGGAAATCGCCAAGATGCGCGCCGCGCGTATGCTGTGGGCCAAGATCGTTAAACAGTTCAACCCCAAGAACCCCAAGTCGCTGGCGCTGCGCACCCACTCGCAGACCTCGGGCTGGTCGCTCACCGAGCAGGACCCGTTCAACAACGTGGCCCGCACGGCCATCGAGGCCATGGGCGCCGCGCTGGGACACACCCAGTCGCTGCACACCAACGCCTTGGACGAGGCGATCGCCCTGCCGACCGACTTCTCGGCGCGTATTGCGCGTAACACGCAGATCTACATTCAGGAGGAGACCAACATCTGCCGCGAGGTCGACCCGTGGGCAGGTTCCTACTACATCGAGACGCTGACCAACGAGATCGCCCACAAAGCCTGGGAGCGCATCGAGGAGGTCGAGAAGCTGGGCGGTATGGCCAAGGCCATCGAGACCGGCATTCCGAAGATGCGCATCGAGGAGGCGTCGGCCCGCAAGCAGGCCCGCATCGACTCCGGCGAGGAGAAGATCATCGGCATCAACGAATACCGTCTGGAGAAGGAGGCCCCGATCGACATTCTCGCCGTGGACAACACGGCCGTGCGCGAGAGCCAGATCAAGCGGCTCAAGGAGCTGCGCGCCAACCGCGACGAAGCTGCCGTGAAGAAGGCGCTGGCCGCCATCACCGAGTGCGTGAAGAGCAAGCAGGGCAACCTGCTCGAACTGGCCGTCGAGGCCGCCAAGGTCCGCGCCTCGCTGGGCGAAATCTCCGATGCCTGCGAAGTGGTCGTAGGCCGCTACAAAGCTGTTATCCGTTCCATTTCAGGTGTATACTCTTCAGAAGTGAAAAACGACAAATCCTTCGAGCGCGCCAAGGAGCTGTGCGCCGAATTCGCCAAGAAAGAGGGCCGTCAGCCGCGCGTGATGATCGCCAAGCTCGGCCAGGACGGACACGACCGCGGCGCCAAGGTGGTCGCTACGGGTTATGCCGACATCGGCTTCGACGTCGACATGGGTCCGCTGTTCCAGACTCCGGAGGAGGCCGCCAAGCAGGCCGTCGAAAACGACGTGCACGTAGTCGGCGTATCGTCGCTGGCCGCCGGCCACCTGACGCTCGTGCCGCAGATCATCGCCGAGTTGAAGAAGCTGGGCCGCGAGGACATCATCGTCATCGTCGGCGGCGTGATCCCCGCGCAGGACTACGATGAACTCTACCGCGACGGCGCCGCCGCCATCTTCGGCCCCGGTACGCCGATCGCCACGGCAGCCATCAAGATCCTCGAAATCCTGCTCGCCGAGTAA
- a CDS encoding methylmalonyl-CoA mutase family protein has protein sequence MANTKREKLFTEFPPVPTEKWEEVITADLKGADYERKLVWRTGEGFNVRPYYRAENLEGIRFLGSQAGEFPYVRGTRSHNRWRVHQTVEVKCPREANAEALKLLNSGVDSLGFSIAKEGFTAEELDQLLAGISIPAIEMVFCGAQTGSIAELVIAKLEKEGTASEAHVAFSIDPLVKGLSQKGDFCSPNGEKCFAKIASLIEKTREYKHIRIVTVSAGIFSNAGSTIVEELAFALSAGNDYIARLTDAGVDAELAARKLRFSFSVTSNYFLEIAKFRAARMLWANIVKGYNPSKNCACKMHIHARTADWNQTVYDPYVNMLRGTTEAMSATIAGVHSLEVTPFDAAFESPTEFSKRIARNVELLLKHESHFDQVVDPAGGSYYVENLTQSIAAEAWKLFLEIEEKGGYAEAYKAGFIKERVEASAAAKDKAIATRRQTLLGANQFPNFTEVAPKEITAEAVTRPAAEGNVLTPYRGAMAFEAMRLHVDRSGKQPKAFMLTCGNLAMARARAQFSCNFFACAGIRVQDNTFFKSIEEGVKAALESKAEIVVVCASDDDYAEAAPKVKELLAGKAILVVAGAPACAPELEAQGITNFISVKSNVLETLKFYLKEMGI, from the coding sequence ATGGCAAATACCAAACGTGAAAAGCTGTTCACCGAGTTCCCGCCGGTCCCGACCGAAAAGTGGGAAGAGGTGATTACAGCCGACCTGAAAGGAGCCGATTACGAGCGCAAGCTGGTGTGGCGTACGGGAGAAGGATTCAACGTCCGCCCCTACTACCGCGCCGAAAACCTCGAAGGCATCCGTTTTCTGGGCTCGCAGGCAGGCGAGTTCCCGTACGTCAGAGGTACGCGCAGCCACAATCGCTGGCGCGTGCATCAGACCGTCGAGGTAAAATGTCCCAGGGAGGCCAACGCCGAGGCGCTGAAACTCCTCAACTCGGGCGTCGATTCATTGGGCTTCTCAATCGCGAAGGAGGGCTTCACGGCCGAAGAACTCGATCAGCTGCTCGCCGGAATCTCGATCCCGGCCATCGAAATGGTCTTCTGCGGCGCGCAGACGGGCAGCATCGCCGAACTGGTGATCGCCAAGCTCGAAAAGGAAGGCACTGCCTCCGAGGCGCACGTGGCCTTCTCGATCGACCCGCTGGTCAAGGGACTGTCGCAGAAAGGCGACTTCTGCTCGCCCAACGGCGAAAAGTGCTTCGCGAAGATCGCCTCGCTGATCGAAAAGACCCGCGAGTACAAGCACATCCGTATCGTGACCGTCTCGGCCGGCATCTTCTCGAACGCCGGATCGACCATCGTCGAGGAGCTGGCGTTCGCCCTCTCGGCCGGTAACGATTACATCGCGCGCCTGACCGACGCCGGCGTGGACGCCGAGCTGGCGGCCCGCAAGCTGCGCTTCTCGTTCTCGGTCACCTCGAACTACTTCCTCGAAATCGCCAAGTTCCGCGCGGCGCGCATGCTGTGGGCCAACATCGTCAAGGGTTACAACCCCTCGAAGAACTGCGCCTGCAAAATGCACATCCACGCCCGCACGGCAGACTGGAACCAGACCGTTTACGATCCCTATGTCAATATGCTCCGCGGCACGACGGAGGCCATGTCGGCCACCATCGCCGGCGTACATTCGCTGGAGGTGACGCCGTTCGACGCCGCGTTCGAAAGCCCCACGGAGTTCTCGAAGCGCATCGCCCGCAACGTCGAACTGCTCCTGAAGCACGAATCGCACTTCGACCAGGTGGTAGACCCCGCAGGCGGCTCGTACTACGTGGAGAACCTCACGCAGTCGATCGCCGCCGAGGCCTGGAAGCTCTTCCTCGAAATCGAGGAGAAGGGCGGCTACGCCGAGGCCTACAAGGCCGGCTTCATCAAGGAGCGCGTGGAGGCTTCGGCCGCCGCCAAGGACAAGGCCATCGCAACGCGCCGCCAGACGCTGCTCGGCGCCAACCAGTTCCCCAACTTCACGGAGGTGGCCCCGAAGGAGATCACCGCCGAAGCCGTCACCCGTCCCGCTGCCGAAGGCAACGTCCTCACGCCCTACCGCGGCGCCATGGCCTTCGAGGCGATGCGCCTGCACGTGGACCGCTCGGGCAAACAGCCCAAGGCGTTCATGCTCACCTGCGGCAACCTGGCGATGGCCCGCGCCCGCGCCCAGTTCTCGTGCAACTTCTTCGCCTGCGCCGGAATCCGCGTGCAGGACAACACCTTCTTCAAGTCGATCGAGGAGGGCGTGAAGGCCGCACTCGAATCGAAAGCCGAGATCGTGGTGGTCTGCGCTTCGGACGACGATTACGCAGAGGCCGCACCGAAGGTGAAGGAGCTGCTCGCCGGCAAAGCCATTCTCGTAGTCGCAGGCGCTCCCGCATGCGCACCCGAACTGGAGGCCCAGGGCATCACGAACTTCATCTCGGTGAAGTCGAACGTCCTGGAGACTCTGAAGTTTTATCTTAAAGAAATGGGCATCTGA